CTGTTGGCGCACCGCTTCCAGACCCCTCCCGGTCTGCCCCCCAGCGCCATGCCCCTTCAGGTGTGGCCTGCCACCACCATTGGCCCTTGAGTTGCTTGAATAccgcagggcctttgcacctctGATCCTTCTGCTTGGAAGCCGGCCCCCTCCCTCTGTGCCGGGGTCACTGTCCAGCCTGGCCAGGGTTCTCCGTGACCTAGCATCATGCACCTGTCCTCCCTCCACGGGTGCTGTTATCCATGGCTTTCTGTGCCCCCTTCACTGAGCAAAGTGACCGACATCTACCCTCCTCCCAGTTCTGGGCCGGCAGAGTTGTCCcatgggtgggggggtgggtgacGAGGTCTGAGGACCCTTTCCCACCCCGTTCTCCCCAGCCTTCCTCCAATTCAAGGAGAGGAAAAGCCCTCAGACCCTGGAATGGgcgggtggggaggctggggtgggggcccttCCCCAGCGGGCTCCCGCACCTACCTGGGCTGCCAGGACCTGGCAGCGGCACCTTCTTGGAGGCAGGCGTGGGTGAGCCCTGGATCTTGGGCACAGGCTGGGCCAGCACGGGCTTGGGAGACACTGGCGGCTTGGCTGGCTTCCGGGTGTCGGTGTCaggcgggggcagcgggggcaggTGCAGCAGGTCGGTGGGCGGCGGAGGTTCTGccggtgggggtggcgggggcagCTCCGGGGGCCCAGTCTGCTCAGAGGCTGGTCTGCGGCGCACGGTGCCCGTGCCGTTCTGGTACACGGACAGTGGCGGTGGCGGCTCGGGCCCTGCCTCCCGCTCCTTGGCCTTGGGCCGGCGCTTGACCGTGTCAGACTCAGTCAGGATGAACTTGACGTTCTCCTGCTGGCTCTGCTTGGCTCGGATGCGCCTCTTGAGCGTGGCACTGGCCTCCACCCTGGCCAGGGATGGGCCCTCCGCACTCGCCTCACCCTTGGCTGGACCTCGAGACCGCTGCCGGGTGGCACCATCCTCCACAACGTGGCCATGATCTGCAGGCCCCCCCGAGTCTCCAGGCCCCCGGCGGGCGGCGGCCAGAAGTCCCGTGACAGGCCCGCTGAGCGTGCGGCGCCGGTTCACCACCTCCCCGTCAGGCCCGATGGCCTCCTTGTGCTTTACTGACGCCAGCACTGTGGCTACCCGGCCCGGCTCCGGGCTGGCAGGGCGAGGCGTGGGGTGGCCCTCGGGGGGCCTGCGGGCTGCTCGGCCCCCACCACCGATAGAGGACAGCTCCAGCATGGCCGCGATGCTCTTCACGCTGCCTGCGCTGCCTGTGTCCACGCTGCCGGCCAGGTCGCTGGCCCGCCGGCGCTGCGCCCGGACCCCTAGCTGGCCGTCCTCGGCCCCGGCGCCCTCCGTCTCGGCGTCCGGCACCGACTCGTCAGCCAGGTTGGCGCTGGCCATGGCGGAGCTGGAGCGCttgggcgggggcggcggcggccccttCTTGCGGGGCCGCACGGCAAACGACTGGCTGCGGTTGACGTTCTTGTCAGCGCCAGCGGGGGCTCGCACTGAGTGGCTGCGGCCCACTCGCCGCTGGACGGTGGCGTAGGGCCCCACGGCGGCTGGCACCAAAAGCTCGTCCCGCTCCGGCTCGCTGTCGGACGCCGTGTAGCGGTTCAGGCTGTGGGCGCGCTTCTTGGGCCGCCCCGGCTCCACGTCGGCCTCCGGAGGCAGGCACAGGGTGGGCACTGGCGGGGGTGCGGCCGTGGGGGGCGGCGGCCCTGCATCACTCTCCACGGGCTGGGGTAGCACATAGGCAAAGCCGCGGTGTGTGGGTGACTGCGGCAGCGAACGGGGTGACATGGGCCTCTCCGTCGGTGGCAGCAGCTGGGGGGTGGGCTTCACCTTGGCTGTGGCTGGAGTTGGACCATGAGGCACCCCCAGGGcctgaggggagcctggctgAGCCTTGGTGGGCGTCTGAGGGGGTGTGAAGGGGCTGGCACCTGGCGGGAGGACCTGCCGCGGCTTGCCTGGCACTGGGGGTACGCTGGCCCGCTTGACGCCGTGGCTGTGCCGGCTGGGCCGGGTCTCCTTGGGCGGGGTGCCGGAGGCCGGCCCCTCATCCAGCAGGTACTCCTGGCTTCGCGACAGGGGGCTGCCAGGCCCCGGGGGCCCCTCGCCCAGCAGCTCCTGAGAGCTGCTCATGTGCCGTGCCTGTCCGCCCAGGCTGGGCTCCTGCCGCAGGGAGGCCCTTGGCGTGGGGGGCAGGTGGTTGGGGGGCTTCTCGGCAGTGGTGGTAGGGGCGGCGGCAGCGGCACCCTCGGCCGGGCCGGTCATGGCAGCCTGCAGCTCACCACTGAGCTCGCTGTCCTGGAAGGTGGTCATCTTAGGAGACTGGCAGTCAGCCGGGGCGGGCTCAGGCGGCGTTGGCGACTCGATGGCCATCACTTCGAGCGACTGTGGGGCCTTCCGGCGCAGGGGTCCCCCCTCATACTTGGCATACTCTGCCTTCTGCAGCTCTGCCAGTTTCCTCACCGCCAGCATCAGCTTCTTCTGGTGTcctgggtgggcaggggcaggtcaGGCCAGGGCAGGCAGCGGGGACGAGAAGACAGGCGGCGGGGCCAGGGCCTCACCCAGCTTAGTGATGCCGATCTCCTGCAGGTCCTCCCAGGTGATGTCGGTGATGAAGTCTATGTTCTCATAGCCGTTGTCCACCAGCACCTTGTAGTACTGGGCCAGGCCGATCATGGACAGCCACACCGCCAGGTTCGCCTGGGGAGCAGGAGGacagacagggcagccccagccGTGGCCACACCCTGCCTGCCGCTCAGAGCTttcgggggagggggaggggcaccgGGCCAGCCTGGCACAGACAGACAGAAGGACAAATGGACAGGCCAGAGGTGTCAGCTTTGGAGACAGCGTGACCTCAGGAGGAGCCCAAGGCCAGCTCCCACGCATGTGCGAATACACGCAAACACACACAGGGATGACCCTATCCTCAGGACACcgttgggggaggggaaggacgTGCCTCCTCACCCTCACCTGCCACGGCAGCCACGTCACGGACACAGACACACGGCGCCACTGACCAGATACACGTAGACACGCACCCTGCGTCCCAGCCATACACGAGCAGCAGCACCCTCCGGACACGCTCACGCCCATTTCCACACCATACTGGGCACAGGTCACGCAGGCACAGCACGTACACATGTAAATACCCATGATGCTCTCCACTCACATGAGCCATGTCCACCTTCCACACTCCCAGCTGGACACCCGTTGCTCACTCACCGACACGCAGCACACGTGGTCACCCCTAGGTGCCCAGAGCAACGTGAGGCCCATGGGACAGGGACATGCTCATGGGGAGAGGTGAGCATGAACCTGCCCATCACTGACCCACAGCCCTGGGGGCTTTGGGTGTCCTCGTAGATGCAGCAGGCCTTGGGCCCACCTTCCCCGGGCAGGCCCAGAACCTGTCGCACCACACTGGTGACTGTTGGTGACGGCACGGCAGTGTGTGTGGGTGTCCGCTGTCCGCAGAGCCAGCACGTGCTGCTGAgagtgtgggtgtgtgcatgcagTCGTCAGCCGGCGCCTTGACTATATTTGGTACACGCGTGCTGTCCGTGTACACGAAGCAGGCACACGTCCTCCCTGGACACGTGCCTGGATGCGTGCAAGCACTTCCCGTCAACACGGGGTCCTCTTGGCGTGTGGGGGGGATGCGGTGGGGTGTTGTTGGGTGCCAGGTGGTATGCCTGTGTGGCTGCCTCAGTGTGGAGGGCCTTTGCGGGAGCATGTACTGGGGGGTGGCACCCTCCTGGCTTCAGGCTCCCCTTGCCCTGACAGCCCCCAGAGGCTgtcgcccctgcccctgccccaggaagGCTGGCTCCAGTGCCCGTGACAGACAAACAGAGGCTAGCCTCTGTTCTCTCCCTGGAGCCCCAGAGGGC
The sequence above is drawn from the Canis lupus baileyi chromosome 8, mCanLup2.hap1, whole genome shotgun sequence genome and encodes:
- the CASKIN1 gene encoding caskin-1 isoform X1, coding for MGKEQELVQAVKAEDVGAAQRLLQRPRPGKAKLLGSTKKINVNFQDPDGFSALHHAALNGNTELIALLLEAQAAVDIKDNKGMRPLHYAAWQGRKEPMKLVLKAGSAVNIPSDEGHIPLHLAAQHGHYDVSEMLLQHQSNPCMVDNSGKTPLDLACEFGRVGVVQLLLSSNMCAALLEPRPGDTTDPNGTSPLHLAAKNGHIDIIRLLLQAGIDINRQTKSGTALHEAALCGKTEVVRLLLDNGINAHVRNTYSQTALDIVHQFTTSQASKEIKQLLREASAALQVRATKDYCNNYDLTSLNVKAGDIITVLEQHPDGRWKGCIHDNRTGHDRVGYFPSSLGEAIVKRAGSRAGAEESPPQAGSSSGPSAPPEEIWVLRKPFAGGDRSGSLSGAAGARSGGGHALHAGSEGVKLLATVLSQKSVSESSLGDSPVKPPEGSTGAARSQPPAAHAGQVYGEQPPRKLEPASEGKSAEAVSQWLATFQLQLYASNFISAGYDLPTISRMTPEDLTAIGVTKPGHRKKITAEISGLSIPDWLPEHKPANLAVWLSMIGLAQYYKVLVDNGYENIDFITDITWEDLQEIGITKLGHQKKLMLAVRKLAELQKAEYAKYEGGPLRRKAPQSLEVMAIESPTPPEPAPADCQSPKMTTFQDSELSGELQAAMTGPAEGAAAAAPTTTAEKPPNHLPPTPRASLRQEPSLGGQARHMSSSQELLGEGPPGPGSPLSRSQEYLLDEGPASGTPPKETRPSRHSHGVKRASVPPVPGKPRQVLPPGASPFTPPQTPTKAQPGSPQALGVPHGPTPATAKVKPTPQLLPPTERPMSPRSLPQSPTHRGFAYVLPQPVESDAGPPPPTAAPPPVPTLCLPPEADVEPGRPKKRAHSLNRYTASDSEPERDELLVPAAVGPYATVQRRVGRSHSVRAPAGADKNVNRSQSFAVRPRKKGPPPPPPKRSSSAMASANLADESVPDAETEGAGAEDGQLGVRAQRRRASDLAGSVDTGSAGSVKSIAAMLELSSIGGGGRAARRPPEGHPTPRPASPEPGRVATVLASVKHKEAIGPDGEVVNRRRTLSGPVTGLLAAARRGPGDSGGPADHGHVVEDGATRQRSRGPAKGEASAEGPSLARVEASATLKRRIRAKQSQQENVKFILTESDTVKRRPKAKEREAGPEPPPPLSVYQNGTGTVRRRPASEQTGPPELPPPPPPAEPPPPTDLLHLPPLPPPDTDTRKPAKPPVSPKPVLAQPVPKIQGSPTPASKKVPLPGPGSPEVKRAHGTPPPVSPKPPPPPTAPKPAKAAAGLQSGSASPSPAPSPARQPPAALAKPASTPPSLSASPAKPPSPGAPALHVPAKPPRAAAAAAAAGAPAAPEGASPGDSARQKLEETSACLAAALQAVEEKIRQEDAQGVRPSSAEEKSTGSILDDIGSMFDDLADQLDAMLE
- the CASKIN1 gene encoding caskin-1 isoform X3 codes for the protein MRPLHYAAWQGRKEPMKLVLKAGSAVNIPSDEGHIPLHLAAQHGHYDVSEMLLQHQSNPCMVDNSGKTPLDLACEFGRVGVVQLLLSSNMCAALLEPRPGDTTDPNGTSPLHLAAKNGHIDIIRLLLQAGIDINRQTKSGTALHEAALCGKTEVVRLLLDNGINAHVRNTYSQTALDIVHQFTTSQASKEIKQLLREASAALQVRATKDYCNNYDLTSLNVKAGDIITVLEQHPDGRWKGCIHDNRTGHDRVGYFPSSLGEAIVKRAGSRAGAEESPPQAGSSSGPSAPPEEIWVLRKPFAGGDRSGSLSGAAGARSGGGHALHAGSEGVKLLATVLSQKSVSESSLGDSPVKPPEGSTGAARSQPPAAHAGQVYGEQPPRKLEPASEGKSAEAVSQWLATFQLQLYASNFISAGYDLPTISRMTPEDLTAIGVTKPGHRKKITAEISGLSIPDWLPEHKPANLAVWLSMIGLAQYYKVLVDNGYENIDFITDITWEDLQEIGITKLGHQKKLMLAVRKLAELQKAEYAKYEGGPLRRKAPQSLEVMAIESPTPPEPAPADCQSPKMTTFQDSELSGELQAAMTGPAEGAAAAAPTTTAEKPPNHLPPTPRASLRQEPSLGGQARHMSSSQELLGEGPPGPGSPLSRSQEYLLDEGPASGTPPKETRPSRHSHGVKRASVPPVPGKPRQVLPPGASPFTPPQTPTKAQPGSPQALGVPHGPTPATAKVKPTPQLLPPTERPMSPRSLPQSPTHRGFAYVLPQPVESDAGPPPPTAAPPPVPTLCLPPEADVEPGRPKKRAHSLNRYTASDSEPERDELLVPAAVGPYATVQRRVGRSHSVRAPAGADKNVNRSQSFAVRPRKKGPPPPPPKRSSSAMASANLADESVPDAETEGAGAEDGQLGVRAQRRRASDLAGSVDTGSAGSVKSIAAMLELSSIGGGGRAARRPPEGHPTPRPASPEPGRVATVLASVKHKEAIGPDGEVVNRRRTLSGPVTGLLAAARRGPGDSGGPADHGHVVEDGATRQRSRGPAKGEASAEGPSLARVEASATLKRRIRAKQSQQENVKFILTESDTVKRRPKAKEREAGPEPPPPLSVYQNGTGTVRRRPASEQTGPPELPPPPPPAEPPPPTDLLHLPPLPPPDTDTRKPAKPPVSPKPVLAQPVPKIQGSPTPASKKVPLPGPGSPEVKRAHGTPPPVSPKPPPPPTAPKPAKAAAGLQSGSASPSPAPSPARQPPAALAKPASTPPSLSASPAKPPSPGAPALHVPAKPPRAAAAAAAAGAPAAPEGASPGDSARQKLEETSACLAAALQAVEEKIRQEDAQGVRPSSAEEKSTGSILDDIGSMFDDLADQLDAMLE
- the CASKIN1 gene encoding caskin-1 isoform X2, coding for MGKEQELVQAVKAEDVGAAQRLLQRPRPGKAKLLGSTKKINVNFQDPDGFSALHHAALNGNTELIALLLEAQAAVDIKDNKGMRPLHYAAWQGRKEPMKLVLKAGSAVNIPSDEGHIPLHLAAQHGHYDVSEMLLQHQSNPCMVDNSGKTPLDLACEFGRVGVVQLLLSSNMCAALLEPRPGDTTDPNGTSPLHLAAKNGHIDIIRLLLQAGIDINRQTKSGTALHEAALCGKTEVVRLLLDNGINAHVRNTYSQTALDIVHQFTTSQASKEIKQLLREASAALQVRATKDYCNNYDLTSLNVKAGDIITVLEQHPDGRWKGCIHDNRTGHDRVGYFPSSLGEAIVKRAGSRAGAEESPPQAGSSSGPSAPPEEIWVLRKPFAGGDRSGSLSGAAGARSGGGHALHAGSEGVKLLATVLSQKSVSESSLGDSPVKPPEGSTGAARSQPPAAHAGQVYGEQPPRKLEPASEGKANLAVWLSMIGLAQYYKVLVDNGYENIDFITDITWEDLQEIGITKLGHQKKLMLAVRKLAELQKAEYAKYEGGPLRRKAPQSLEVMAIESPTPPEPAPADCQSPKMTTFQDSELSGELQAAMTGPAEGAAAAAPTTTAEKPPNHLPPTPRASLRQEPSLGGQARHMSSSQELLGEGPPGPGSPLSRSQEYLLDEGPASGTPPKETRPSRHSHGVKRASVPPVPGKPRQVLPPGASPFTPPQTPTKAQPGSPQALGVPHGPTPATAKVKPTPQLLPPTERPMSPRSLPQSPTHRGFAYVLPQPVESDAGPPPPTAAPPPVPTLCLPPEADVEPGRPKKRAHSLNRYTASDSEPERDELLVPAAVGPYATVQRRVGRSHSVRAPAGADKNVNRSQSFAVRPRKKGPPPPPPKRSSSAMASANLADESVPDAETEGAGAEDGQLGVRAQRRRASDLAGSVDTGSAGSVKSIAAMLELSSIGGGGRAARRPPEGHPTPRPASPEPGRVATVLASVKHKEAIGPDGEVVNRRRTLSGPVTGLLAAARRGPGDSGGPADHGHVVEDGATRQRSRGPAKGEASAEGPSLARVEASATLKRRIRAKQSQQENVKFILTESDTVKRRPKAKEREAGPEPPPPLSVYQNGTGTVRRRPASEQTGPPELPPPPPPAEPPPPTDLLHLPPLPPPDTDTRKPAKPPVSPKPVLAQPVPKIQGSPTPASKKVPLPGPGSPEVKRAHGTPPPVSPKPPPPPTAPKPAKAAAGLQSGSASPSPAPSPARQPPAALAKPASTPPSLSASPAKPPSPGAPALHVPAKPPRAAAAAAAAGAPAAPEGASPGDSARQKLEETSACLAAALQAVEEKIRQEDAQGVRPSSAEEKSTGSILDDIGSMFDDLADQLDAMLE